A DNA window from Candidatus Hydrogenedentota bacterium contains the following coding sequences:
- a CDS encoding carbohydrate ABC transporter permease, whose product MQRIQTIAVYVILIGWLCAVAVPMGWVLVNSLRSSKEFVQNPFGVPWLFSGIPADGLLEQDEIDGAISLSTDVESINATALKALSENFSLLDPDGNGALEAGVTWGTPPTTLDSGMIAAIESSVSGPLAKDAAFRNYRKAWVDSGFSRFFFNSVWVTGWSLFGTLAIAAMAAYVLARFNFPGNRAIFLFFISGMMIPAQLLLIPVFFEFSWLSELGTQLLQPFGLRFQLYDSQFGLILLYIALSLPFTILVLSGFFKSLPGELREAAIMDGCGEYRTFWHVMLPLAKPGLITAAIFNFLGIWNEYIFALVFVNTPENKTLPLGLASVSMQAQYRTDFGLLFAALVIVVLPTLLVYVLLQRQLTEGITAGALKG is encoded by the coding sequence ATGCAACGCATCCAAACCATCGCGGTATACGTCATCCTGATCGGGTGGCTTTGCGCCGTGGCTGTGCCCATGGGCTGGGTGTTGGTGAACTCGTTGCGGAGCTCGAAGGAGTTTGTACAGAACCCTTTCGGTGTTCCGTGGCTGTTCTCAGGAATTCCGGCCGATGGGCTGCTGGAGCAGGACGAGATCGATGGGGCCATTTCGCTGTCCACAGACGTCGAAAGCATCAACGCCACGGCACTGAAAGCGCTCTCCGAGAACTTTTCCTTGCTAGATCCCGATGGCAACGGCGCGCTGGAGGCGGGTGTGACCTGGGGCACACCGCCGACAACGCTGGATTCGGGAATGATCGCCGCGATTGAATCATCGGTGAGCGGACCTTTGGCCAAGGATGCCGCCTTCCGTAATTACCGCAAAGCCTGGGTCGATTCCGGCTTCAGCCGCTTCTTCTTCAACAGCGTCTGGGTGACGGGCTGGTCGCTGTTCGGCACGCTGGCAATTGCGGCCATGGCGGCCTATGTGCTGGCGCGTTTCAATTTCCCCGGCAACCGCGCGATCTTCCTCTTTTTCATCAGTGGGATGATGATTCCCGCGCAGTTGCTTTTGATTCCCGTGTTTTTTGAGTTCAGTTGGCTTTCGGAACTGGGCACCCAGTTGCTGCAACCCTTCGGCCTGCGTTTCCAGCTTTATGATTCTCAGTTCGGGCTGATCCTGCTGTACATCGCCCTCAGCCTCCCCTTCACGATTCTGGTGCTCAGCGGATTCTTCAAGTCGCTGCCCGGCGAGTTGCGTGAGGCGGCTATCATGGATGGTTGCGGCGAGTACCGCACTTTCTGGCACGTCATGCTGCCGCTGGCAAAACCGGGATTGATCACCGCCGCGATCTTCAACTTCCTCGGCATCTGGAACGAATACATCTTCGCGCTGGTCTTCGTGAACACGCCGGAGAACAAGACCCTTCCGCTGGGCCTGGCGAGTGTAAGCATGCAGGCCCAGTACCGCACGGATTTCGGGCTGCTCTTCGCCGCGCTGGTGATCGTGGTGCTGCCGACGCTGCTGGTCTACGTGCTGCTGCAGCGGCAGCTCACGGAAGGGATCACGGCGGGGGCGCTGAAGGGATAG